One window of the Trifolium pratense cultivar HEN17-A07 linkage group LG2, ARS_RC_1.1, whole genome shotgun sequence genome contains the following:
- the LOC123908030 gene encoding remorin-like isoform X1 — MDNWIKQIREKLIGAEEENKADFGGSSRDHQKIPIQKTSSFKEKKKAHSWFQRQISRKMSHDYDYIEMEHATVVAAAAFAISSHVSETSHEKKMSEFPETSLTKSRSKKVYDKNSSFSQLGAASKRLPGSFKITDEQGNNFPTTSPIREEKIPKNTISFTPAPSMKKTPTFSEKSKRTDDKKPDIPKHKKTPTFADEHFFDADDDTQPETPKPKMLPLVDDPNVSLRPPPPPPPPPAPLLSIIHSKPPTRPSTTETKADSWEREEFIKIKERYEKLLETIDSWEKRKKMKARRKLNKHEHSENERKREKARRKYQDKIKYIDEIAAGARAQSDDRRKNETLKAKEKANTIRTTGKLPGACSCF; from the exons ATGGATAATTGGATTAAGCAAATAAG agagaAATTAATTGGTGCAGAAGAAGAGAATAAAGCTGATTTTGGTGGTAGCAGCAGAGATCATCAGAAAATACCAATACAGAAAACTTCATCCTTCAAAG AGAAGAAAAAGGCACATAGTTGGTTTCAGAGACAAATTTCAAGGAAAATGAGTCATGATTATGATTACATAGAAATGGAACATGCCACAGTTGTAGCTGCTGCAGCATTTGCAATAAGTTCACATGTCTCAGAAACTTCACATGAGAAGAAAATGAGTGAGTTTCCTGAGACCTCATTGACCAAGAGCAGAAGCAAAAAAGTCTATGATAAAAATTCTTCATTTTCCCAGCTAGGTGCTGCATCCAAGAGATTACCAG GCTCATTTAAAATCACAGATGAACAAGGTAACAATTTTCCAACAACATCACCTATTAGAGAAGAAAAGATTCCTAAAAACACCATCTCATTCACACCAGCACCATCAATGAAAAAGACTCCAACTTTTAGTGAAAAATCAAAGAGAACTGATGATAAAAAACCTGATATTCCAAAACATAAAAAGACTCCAACTTTTGCCGATGAACATTTTTTCGACGCTGATGATGATACACAACCTGAGACTCCAAAACCAAAAATGCTTCCACTAGTTGATGATCCAAACGTGTCATTAAGGCCTCCGCCGCCTCCACCACCTCCACCAGCACCACTACTATCAATCATCCACAGCAAACCACCAACTAGACCAAGTACAACAGAAACAAAAGCAGATTCTTGGGAAAGGGAAGAGTTCATAAAGATCAAAGAAAG gtATGAGAAGTTGTTAGAGACAATAGATTCATGGgaaaagaggaagaagatgaaagcaAGACGCAAGCTTAATAAGCATGAG CATAGTGAAAATGAGCGGAAAAGAGAGAAAGCTAGGAGGAAATATCAAGATAAGATAAAATATATAGATGAGATTGCAGCTGGAGCAAGAGCACAATCAGATGATAGAAGAAAGAATGAAACGCTGAAAGCAAAAGAGAAGGCAAACACAATTAGAACAACAGGCAAGCTTCCAGGGGCATGTTCCTGCTTCTAA
- the LOC123908030 gene encoding remorin-like isoform X2: MSHDYDYIEMEHATVVAAAAFAISSHVSETSHEKKMSEFPETSLTKSRSKKVYDKNSSFSQLGAASKRLPGSFKITDEQGNNFPTTSPIREEKIPKNTISFTPAPSMKKTPTFSEKSKRTDDKKPDIPKHKKTPTFADEHFFDADDDTQPETPKPKMLPLVDDPNVSLRPPPPPPPPPAPLLSIIHSKPPTRPSTTETKADSWEREEFIKIKERYEKLLETIDSWEKRKKMKARRKLNKHEHSENERKREKARRKYQDKIKYIDEIAAGARAQSDDRRKNETLKAKEKANTIRTTGKLPGACSCF, encoded by the exons ATGAGTCATGATTATGATTACATAGAAATGGAACATGCCACAGTTGTAGCTGCTGCAGCATTTGCAATAAGTTCACATGTCTCAGAAACTTCACATGAGAAGAAAATGAGTGAGTTTCCTGAGACCTCATTGACCAAGAGCAGAAGCAAAAAAGTCTATGATAAAAATTCTTCATTTTCCCAGCTAGGTGCTGCATCCAAGAGATTACCAG GCTCATTTAAAATCACAGATGAACAAGGTAACAATTTTCCAACAACATCACCTATTAGAGAAGAAAAGATTCCTAAAAACACCATCTCATTCACACCAGCACCATCAATGAAAAAGACTCCAACTTTTAGTGAAAAATCAAAGAGAACTGATGATAAAAAACCTGATATTCCAAAACATAAAAAGACTCCAACTTTTGCCGATGAACATTTTTTCGACGCTGATGATGATACACAACCTGAGACTCCAAAACCAAAAATGCTTCCACTAGTTGATGATCCAAACGTGTCATTAAGGCCTCCGCCGCCTCCACCACCTCCACCAGCACCACTACTATCAATCATCCACAGCAAACCACCAACTAGACCAAGTACAACAGAAACAAAAGCAGATTCTTGGGAAAGGGAAGAGTTCATAAAGATCAAAGAAAG gtATGAGAAGTTGTTAGAGACAATAGATTCATGGgaaaagaggaagaagatgaaagcaAGACGCAAGCTTAATAAGCATGAG CATAGTGAAAATGAGCGGAAAAGAGAGAAAGCTAGGAGGAAATATCAAGATAAGATAAAATATATAGATGAGATTGCAGCTGGAGCAAGAGCACAATCAGATGATAGAAGAAAGAATGAAACGCTGAAAGCAAAAGAGAAGGCAAACACAATTAGAACAACAGGCAAGCTTCCAGGGGCATGTTCCTGCTTCTAA